A region of Flavobacterium album DNA encodes the following proteins:
- a CDS encoding MATE family efflux transporter, with amino-acid sequence MGFSAYTKEFRANITLAYPVIVGMLGHTLITVVDNIMVGRLGSTELAAVSLGNSIVFIAMSVGIGFSTAITPIVAQGDGAKNHATVRSAFHHGLLLCTVLGLFLFGVVTLAKPLMYLMNQPAEVIALASPYIDWVGFSLIPVVIFQGYKQFADGMSLTKYDMYAAIFSNVLHVVINYFLIYGIWFFPRLGIMGAALGTVVSRTAMVIYMHYLLSRNEKLKQYFHNFSFSEIKKSMLRKIVALGLPSSMQMLFEVALFTTAVWLSGFLGKNNQAANQIALSMASMTFMFAMGLSVAAMVRVGNNKGQGDYVNLRTVARSVFLLVIIVETIFGLLFVALHDFLPHLFLNMENTIQLTDNTEVISIASTLILVAAVFQISDGIQVVVLGALRGIQDVKIPTIITFIAYWVIGFPISFYLGLHTPLKGTGIWIGLLAGLTAAALFLYLRFNYLTNKHIRNQREPETLNLKPETK; translated from the coding sequence GTGGGCTTTTCTGCATATACAAAAGAATTCAGGGCAAACATTACACTGGCCTATCCCGTTATTGTGGGTATGCTTGGGCACACGCTCATTACGGTAGTCGATAACATCATGGTCGGCAGGTTGGGGAGCACCGAGCTGGCGGCAGTTTCGCTGGGCAACAGCATTGTGTTTATCGCAATGTCGGTGGGGATTGGCTTTTCAACAGCCATCACGCCCATAGTGGCGCAGGGCGACGGAGCAAAAAACCATGCTACCGTCCGCTCGGCATTCCATCACGGACTGCTGTTGTGTACGGTTTTGGGGTTGTTCCTCTTTGGGGTGGTAACGCTGGCCAAACCGCTGATGTACCTTATGAACCAGCCTGCAGAAGTTATCGCCCTCGCATCGCCGTATATCGACTGGGTGGGCTTTTCGCTGATTCCCGTTGTTATCTTCCAGGGGTACAAGCAATTCGCCGATGGTATGTCGCTTACCAAGTACGATATGTATGCCGCTATATTCTCCAATGTGCTGCACGTGGTAATTAACTACTTCCTTATATATGGTATCTGGTTCTTCCCGAGGCTGGGCATTATGGGAGCGGCGCTGGGTACTGTCGTATCGCGTACTGCCATGGTTATCTATATGCATTACCTGCTGTCGCGAAACGAAAAGCTGAAACAGTATTTCCACAACTTTAGCTTTAGCGAAATAAAGAAATCCATGCTCCGGAAGATCGTGGCACTCGGCCTGCCATCGTCCATGCAGATGCTGTTTGAGGTAGCCTTGTTTACCACCGCAGTATGGCTTTCGGGTTTTCTGGGGAAGAACAACCAGGCCGCCAACCAGATCGCCCTCAGTATGGCATCGATGACTTTCATGTTTGCCATGGGGCTCAGCGTTGCGGCTATGGTGCGTGTGGGCAATAATAAAGGGCAGGGGGATTATGTGAATTTGCGTACGGTGGCGCGGTCGGTATTCCTGCTGGTTATTATTGTAGAAACCATATTTGGATTGCTTTTCGTGGCGCTCCATGATTTCCTGCCGCACCTTTTCCTGAATATGGAGAATACGATCCAGCTGACCGATAATACCGAAGTGATAAGCATCGCCTCAACCCTCATACTGGTGGCTGCCGTATTCCAGATCTCCGACGGCATACAGGTGGTGGTGCTTGGCGCGCTGCGGGGCATACAGGATGTAAAGATACCAACGATCATAACATTTATAGCTTACTGGGTCATTGGGTTCCCAATATCGTTCTACCTCGGACTGCATACGCCGCTAAAGGGAACCGGCATCTGGATAGGATTGCTCGCTGGACTTACAGCTGCTGCATTATTTTTGTATCTTCGCTTTAACTATTTAACGAACAAACATATCAGGAACCAACGCGAACCTGAAACTTTAAACCTGAAACCTGAAACAAAATAA
- the meaB gene encoding methylmalonyl Co-A mutase-associated GTPase MeaB, whose protein sequence is MDKHKAFKTALHEKDGIDQPESVSRTAIEHVTQLRKKQPSADELVARILKGDKTALSRAITLVESTNPAHLEKANDVIAQCLPHADKSVRIGITGVPGVGKSTFIEAFGKHLTSLGRKVAVLAVDPSSSLSHGSILGDKTRMEELVKDANAYIRPSASGETLGGVARKTREAIILCEACGFDTIVIETVGVGQSETAVHSMVDFFLLLQIAGAGDELQGIKRGIMEMADLIVINKADGDNIKSARLAKTEFNRALHLFPAKSSGWQPTVTTCSAISHEGIAEVWQTINKYFELVKGNEFFGLRRSEQNSYWLTETINEQLLGRFYHDPAIAGLLEQSKKAVQDNAVSPFAAAKVLLEKYFRL, encoded by the coding sequence GTGGATAAGCACAAAGCCTTTAAGACCGCACTCCATGAGAAAGACGGGATCGACCAGCCCGAGAGCGTCAGCCGCACGGCCATTGAGCATGTTACGCAACTGCGGAAAAAGCAGCCCTCGGCAGATGAGCTCGTGGCCCGCATCCTGAAAGGCGACAAGACGGCCCTGAGCCGCGCCATCACGCTGGTGGAAAGCACCAACCCGGCGCACCTGGAAAAGGCCAACGATGTGATAGCGCAATGCCTGCCCCATGCGGATAAGTCGGTGCGGATAGGGATCACCGGGGTGCCCGGTGTGGGGAAGAGTACCTTTATAGAGGCTTTCGGGAAGCACCTTACCTCGCTCGGGCGAAAGGTGGCGGTACTGGCAGTGGACCCGAGCAGTTCGCTTTCGCATGGCAGCATATTGGGCGACAAGACCCGTATGGAGGAGCTGGTAAAAGATGCCAATGCCTATATACGCCCATCGGCTTCGGGGGAAACACTGGGCGGTGTGGCACGTAAGACACGGGAGGCGATCATCCTGTGCGAGGCCTGCGGGTTTGACACAATAGTCATAGAGACTGTTGGCGTAGGCCAAAGCGAAACCGCGGTACACAGTATGGTGGATTTCTTTTTGCTGCTGCAAATTGCCGGTGCGGGCGATGAGCTTCAGGGTATCAAGCGCGGTATCATGGAGATGGCCGACCTAATCGTGATCAACAAAGCAGATGGCGATAATATAAAAAGTGCAAGGCTGGCAAAGACGGAGTTCAACCGGGCGTTGCATTTATTCCCTGCGAAAAGCTCCGGATGGCAGCCCACGGTGACCACCTGCAGCGCGATAAGCCATGAGGGCATTGCCGAGGTTTGGCAAACCATCAATAAATATTTCGAACTGGTAAAAGGGAATGAGTTTTTTGGCCTCCGCCGAAGCGAACAAAACAGCTACTGGCTCACGGAAACCATTAATGAGCAGCTGCTCGGAAGGTTTTATCACGACCCGGCTATTGCGGGATTATTGGAACAAAGCAAAAAAGCGGTGCAGGATAACGCGGTGTCGCCTTTTGCTGCGGCGAAGGTTCTTTTAGAAAAGTATTTCAGATTGTAG